A single region of the Candidatus Zymogenus saltonus genome encodes:
- the mreC gene encoding rod shape-determining protein MreC: protein MYKFLRRHRVALICIALLIASFFVFIAFGHNTSHAGKSRGLFLEITSPVFELIGSFFHKVGSVWDHYIHLKDLKEENEELKKHLERISSKYDNLKTLYIETEKNNRRLEEMLGFTMIAPYTLLPARVIGSDPAPYSSAIIIDKGKENGVVRDLPVMSVSGIVGIVLNVSDKSSTVMLLNDRRSRIAVTLQDDRTRGVLEGYADGTIHLSFVDRKNVVEPGDVVVTSGMENIFPKGLLVGRIAEAKRPKYGLFQDIVVAPKVDLKSVEEVLIIIRSKIETPDE, encoded by the coding sequence ATGTATAAATTTCTTCGGCGGCACAGGGTAGCGCTGATCTGCATCGCACTCCTTATTGCATCGTTTTTTGTCTTTATCGCCTTCGGTCACAACACATCCCACGCCGGCAAATCGAGGGGTCTGTTTCTCGAGATAACCTCGCCGGTATTTGAACTGATAGGTTCCTTCTTTCACAAGGTCGGTTCCGTCTGGGATCACTATATCCATTTGAAAGACTTAAAGGAGGAAAACGAGGAGCTGAAAAAACACCTCGAGCGTATCTCCTCCAAGTACGACAACCTGAAGACCCTATACATCGAGACCGAGAAGAATAACCGAAGACTCGAGGAGATGCTCGGATTCACGATGATTGCGCCCTATACGCTGCTGCCCGCAAGGGTAATCGGAAGCGACCCGGCCCCCTATTCCAGCGCGATAATAATCGACAAGGGGAAAGAGAACGGCGTTGTCAGGGACCTTCCGGTGATGTCCGTAAGCGGGATAGTGGGGATCGTCCTTAACGTCTCCGACAAATCATCCACCGTCATGCTCCTTAACGACAGGAGGAGCCGAATAGCCGTGACCCTTCAGGATGACCGCACCAGGGGTGTGCTGGAGGGCTACGCGGACGGGACTATTCACCTATCGTTTGTGGACAGAAAGAACGTAGTAGAGCCGGGCGATGTGGTAGTCACATCCGGGATGGAAAATATATTCCCCAAGGGGCTTCTGGTGGGAAGGATAGCGGAGGCGAAGAGGCCCAAGTACGGCCTCTTTCAGGATATTGTGGTGGCGCCTAAAGTGGATCTCAAGAGCGTCGAGGAGGTCTTGATTATCATTAGGTCGAAAATAGAAACCCCAGATGAATAA